CGGGTGGCGACGCCGTCGCTCTCCGCCGCCCTCTTCGCCGCCGGTGCCTTCGCCCTGGCCCTGCTGCTGGCGCCGCGGCGGCGCGCGCTGGCGGTGGTGGGCCTGGCCGGGCTGCTGGCGGCCGCCGCCTGGGTCTCGCTGGTGCCTCGCCCGCCCCAGCTCCGGGCAGGCGTCCTCGAAGTCACCATGCTGGACGTGGGCCAGGCGCAATCGCTGCTGGTGGTCTCGCCCCAGGGACAGACCCTGCTGGTGGATGCGGGAGGGCCGCTGGGCCAGGCCGCCACCCTGGACTTCGGCGAGGACGTGGTCTCGCCCTACCTGTGGTCGCGCGGCATCCGCCGCCTGGACGCGGTGCTGCTCACCCACGGCCACTCCGACCACATCGGCGGGATGCCCGCGGTGCTGGCCAACTTCCGCCCCCGCGAATTGTGGGTGGGGCCCAACCCGCCCACCGCCGCCTACCAGGCCCTGATGGCGCAGGCCAGGGCGCAGGGGGTCCGCGTGGTGGAGCGCCGCCAGGGAGAGCGCTTCGACTTCGGGGGCGCGACGGTGGAGGTGCTGGCCCCGCCCGGAGACTGGAAGCCGGCCGCTCGTCCCCGCAACAACGACTCCGTGGTCCTGCTGCTGAGCTATCAGGGGACCTCGGCGCTGCTGGAGGCAGACGCGGAGAAGCGCATCGAGCAGGTGCTGGTGGAGGAGCTGCCGCAGGCCGCGCTGCTGCAGGTGGCCCACAACGGCAGCGCCACTTCCACCACGGCGGAGCTGCTGACGGCGGTGCAGCCGCGCTACGCGGCTATCTCGGTGGGCTTCCGCAACTCCTTCGGCCATCCCAAGCCCGAGGTGGTGGAGCGGCTGCTGGCCGCGCACGCCGCCGTCTACCGCACCGACATGCTGGGGGCGCTCACCTTCTACCTCGACGGCAACGGGGTCAGCCCGTCGCAGCCGAGTCGTCGGTGATGTCGCTTTCTTCCAGCGGAGGAGCGTCGCGGTATTCCGCGATGATGCGGCGGGCCTCCTCGGCGCGCTCCTCGCGTACCCGGATCAGGCAGCCGCCCGTTCCGCCGGGCCAGAGGTCTTTCTCGGCCTCGGAGCCGGTGAGCAGAGCCTCGATGCCCTGCGACTCCAGCAGGCCGCGCACCACCAGTGCCTCGGCGTCATCCTTGGCGTCGAAGACCGCCACCAGGCGTTCGTTGGGTTCGGGGGAAAGCCGGGTCTCCTGTTCCTTGGCCGGGTCGCTCATGGTCCACCTCCGACTCCACCGCTATCCTACCGCACTCCCGCGTCCCGCGGCCTCCACCCGGAGGCAGGGGGATGGCTTGCCTTCGGGTGTATGATGCCGGGAAGGGTTGGGGTTCATCCACCCGGTATTCTCTTCCACGAGGAGTTCCATGAAACGCGTGTGGATATTGGCGGTAGCGGCGGGACTGCTGCTGACGACGAGCGGCTGCTCCAAGAAGGAGGAGGGTACGGCCACGCCCTCGATGACGGAGAAGATCGAGGCCAAGGTGGGCGCGGCGGCGCCCGTGGTGGAGCTGGCCCGCGCCTGGTCCAACATGCACGAAGCCAAGAGCTGGCGCCAGCGCATGACCATGGAGGGCGGCAAGGGCGAGACCCTGCTGGAGGTCTCCTGCCCCGACAAGGAGCACATGACCAGCAGCATGGGCCGGCAGAGCTTCGAGAGCGTGCACATCGGCAACGATTCCTGGGCGCGGATCGGGGGCAACTGGATGAAGATGCCCGCCACCCATGCGGGGATGGGGATCGGCATGTGTCCGGGGGCCCAGAGCGCGTCGGGCGGCGCACCCGGCGGCGGCATGCGCAGCAGCGGCGGCGCGGGCGACTCCTCCAGCAAGGGCGTCTCCGACGTCTTCGATCAGTTGAAGAAAGCCAGCATCACGGTGGGCAGTCTGCAGACGGTGGAGGGCAACACCTGCCAGGAGTACATCGTCACCCTGGCCGCTGATCCCGCCGCCGGCCGTGACAAGGACATGACCACCAACGTCTGCGTCGGCGTGAGCGACCACATGCCCTACCGCATGGTCATGAACCAGGCGACCATCACCTGGTGGGATTGGAACAAGCAGATCGACATCAACCCGCCCATGTAGAGGGCGGCGGCCGGCGGCGCATCATTCCCCTCCGGCTCGGATCATCCAAGCAAGTAGCCCTGGGGGCGCGCGGGGGCGGCTCCGGGGTTGGTAACGCGAGGGCGGCGGGGCAGGCCGCCAGGGGCCGAACATGGAGAATCCGGAAGCAGGCGCCGACCCACCCGCCTCCAGCCGCCAGGCGGAGCGCGAAGAAGAGAACCGCAGGCTCCGCCGCCTGCAGATCATGATGAGCATGGTGATGTCGGTGCTGGGCCAGGACCCCAACCTGACCCTGGAGGAAGCCTCGCAACTGGCCGCCGACACGCGCCGCGCCGCCCTGACCCTGTTCCCGGGCAAGGAATTGGCCTTCGATATCCTCTACAAGCCGCGCCTGCAGCGGCTCATCCGCGAGCGCTTCCGCGTGCAATAGGGTCGCGCCCAGCCCCTCCGAAAGAGGGGTTGCGATTTCATATTCCCGTAACATTGAAAGAATAGACTGGAGCCGCATGGAATCGGCCCGCCGCTCCGCATCCGTTCTGCGCCCCGCGCCTGCCAACGGCACGCGCGGCCGCCGGGGAGGCGCCGCCCGGCGGGGCTCACCGCAGCATCGCCTGATGAAGATGGCGCTGGGCGCCTTCCTGGTCGCCAAGGACGCGGTCGGGAACCTGCGCGAGGCGCTGGTCCGGCCCTCCGGCCTGGCCTTCCTGGCCATCAAGGACTGCGAGAAGGAACTCGACCAGCTCGAGCGCGCCATCGACGAAGAGATCCCGCGCGCCCTCGCCCAGGTCTCGGAGCAGGACGCCCGCGAGATCCTGGCGTCTTTGAAGCTCATCATCGACCTGGAACGCATCGGGGACCTGGTGCTGTGGGTGGCCATGCGGCTGCAGCGCTCCCATCCCCGCCTGCCCAAGCCCGATGCCCAGCTCCTGACGGAGATGGCGCAGGTTGTGGAGGCGCAGTTGGGGCAACTCTACCAGGGATTCCTGGAACGCGACCTGGAACCGGCGCGCGGCGCGGTGCAGGCCGACAGCCGGCTCGACGCCATGCGCCACTCCGCCTTCCACCGGCACCTGCAGAGCAAAGATCAGGACGACACCGCCCGGCGCATCGACGTGCTGCTGATGGCGCAAGCCTTAGAGCGCGCCGGCGATCACGGCAAGAACCTGGCCGAGGAACTTTTCTATCTGGTGGAGGGACGCAGTCTGCGCCACGTCCCCGCCCGCCAGCGGCAGACCGAATTCGACCTGGCCCGCAACGAACCCTAGGCCGTGCGCGAGCACGGGAGCAGTCGGGATGTCCAGCCTAACGCCTAACTGTGTAGGGAGGATGAGGTGACCACCAGCGAGAAGCAGGAACGCATCTGGTTCCATCCCTCGAAGTTTTGGGGAGCGACCAAGGACATGCCCCCGGAGCAGGTGGAGACGCTGTGGGAGAGCGTGCTGCAACTGGCGGCCGCGCGCAACCTGGAGGCGCTGCAGCACTACGATTTCATCTGCGTCGGCAGCGCCATCCTGACCCGAAGACCCCGTCCCTGAACCCGGCGGCGGGCGCCGTGGAAGCGACGGGCCCTACTGGCCCGCCGCCGCTAGCAGCAGCGTGGCCAGGCAGAGCCACGTCCCGAAGCCTAGGACGTAGAGCGCCAGCCGCACGGCCACGTGGTCGATGATGCGGTTGTACTTCGCGTCCATCCTCGTTCCCCCCTTTCCTGCCTCCCTTTCAGGCTAACCAAGCGGGATGACATCGCGATGGCGCCCGGATGAATCCTGGGTGAATTCCCCGGCACAAGAGAAAGGCCCGCCGCGCGACGGAGCGCAGCGGGCCGGCTGGGAAGGCAACAGGCTCAGTGATCGTCGTCGCCGTCGAGGCGAAGGCCCGTGCCCGGATCCAGGAACAGGCGCCCGGCGCGGTGTCCGTGGAAGTCGAACAGGTTGAGCAGCGAGCCCGCCTTGGCGTCGAACGACCCGTCGATCCGCCCCAGGTCCCAGTTGTCCTCGATGAAGCGCAGGATGGAGGACTGGTCGGTGGTGGTGCCGTCGACGAAGTTGACCTTGGCGAAGGGCGAGATCACCAGCAGGGGCAGGCGGGGGCCGTAGCCGCAGCGGCCGGGGATGCCGCCCACGGGCGTGGTCCCGCAGTTGCCCGGCCCGTCGAGCGCGTCGTCCACCGTGCTGGACTGGCTCACGATGGGCGGCATCACGTGGTCGTACCAGCCATCGGAATCATCGTAGGAGATGATGATGGCCATGCTGTTCCACTCCGGCGTCCGCTGCAGCCGGTTGATGGTCTGGACCAGGAAGGTCTGCTCGGCCAGGGGATCGGAGTAGCCGGCGTGCCCGTCCTGGAAGGCCGGGGCCTTCAGGAAGCTGACCGCCGGCATGTTGCCGTGGTCCACCGCCGCCCAGAAATCGATCAGGTCGTACTGGTGATTGGCCTGGTCGGTCTTCCCGATCATGCTCACCGAGCTGGGAGGCAGGTGGTGCGGGTTGGAGGTGGAGGCGTAGAACTGGAAGGGCTGGTGGTGCGGGATGTAGTCGCCTTTGGGCTTGCCGTCGCTGCCGAGGTGAGTGGCGCCGCAGACGGCCTTGCCTGCCACCACCGCGGTGGGCCGGAAGCCGCCCTCGAACCAGCCCCAGGTGACGCCGGCCGCGTTGAGCAGGTCGCCCACGTTCTGTCCGGTCATCTCCACCGTCTCGCGGTTGTCGCAGTCGTCGAAGGCGGGCTGGGCATCGCTGATGAGCGTGCCCTCCACCGTGTCGTCGCCGAAGGGAGTGGTGAGGTCGGCCGGGAGGGCGCCGCCGGTCTGCCCCGAGACCAGGTTGATGGCCCCCGGCGCCGAGGGCCCGAAGGTGGTGTTGAAGCTGTTGTCGCTCATGGCGAAGTGCTGGGCGTAGTTCCACAGCGCGGTCACGGTGTTGCCGTCGAAGTAGCCCATGACGTCGGTGCGGTGGCAGGTGAGGGTGCCGTCCGTGCCCGGCCCGTTGCCCACCGTCTGTACGAACAGGTCGGCGAGCCCGCCGTGGTAGGCCTTCTGCTCGTCGGTGTAGTTGTGGTCCTGGTCGCAGGTGGCGGCCTGGCCGCGGTCCAGGCGGAAGGGATTGACCTGGTTCGGGTTCTGGCCGAGCAAGGCCGCATTCAGGCCGTTCACCGAAGGCGTGCCGGGGCGCGCGACGAAGCCCGGCTCGCCCCCCGGGTTGGTGGCGACAGGATAGGTGGCAAAGTAGTGGTCGAAGGAGACGTTCTCCTGGAAGATGATCACCAGGTGACGGATGGGGGTGGCGGTGTCGCCGGGAGGCGGGCCGGCGAAAGCGGGCACGCTTCCCGCGCCGGTCAGCAGCGCGGCCAGGGCCAGGACGGCGGTGGTCTTGCGGACCGTGGTCCGCAGATGGTCAGCGAAAGACTTCATGCATCCTCCATGCTTTGCGTTGAGTTGTGCTTCCGGCGGAGCGGGCTCCGCGCGGCCGTGCGTCCCGGGAAGGGAGCGCACCGCCGGAGCCTAGCCTCCGCGGATTGCGCGCGTATGTCCTGGGAATGAACTTTTCTTGAAATCAGCAGGCCCGGCTGTCCTCGAAAAGAGGCCGGCCCGTTCCACCTTGGAAGGAACGGGCCGGAGGGTAGGAAGCCGCGGAGTTGGGGAACTCCAGGCGGCGAGGTGCCTCAGGAGGTGGCACTTCGTCGCCGACTCTAGCGGGCCCCTGTTACACGGCGATTGCGCCCAGATGAAAGAACGGTAAATTCTTCAGGCGGGCAGCTCGAAGCGGTAGCCCATGCCGCGCACGGTCTTGAGGTAGCGGGGCTGGTCGGGGTCCTGCTCGATCTTGGCGCGGATGCGGCGCACGTAGACATCCACCGTGCGCGGGCTCACGTAATGGGTCTGGCCCCAGACCGCGTCCAGGAGCTGGTCGCGGCTCAGCACCAGGCGGGGGTGCGCGGCCAGGTAGTGGAGCAGACGGAATTCCATGGTGGTGGTGGCCACTTCCCGGCCCGCCACCTTCAGCACCATGGCTTCGGAGTCGATCTCCACGGCGTCGAACTTCACCGTGGGCGTGCTCTCCACCCGCTGATAGCGGCGCAGGGCGGCGTGCACCCGAGCCACCAGCTCGCGCGGGCTGAAGGGCTTGACCACGTAGTCGTCGGCGCCCAGCTCCAGCCCAGTCACCCGGTCGGCCTCTTCCGTCTTGGCGGTGACGAAGATGATGGGCACGTTGGCCAGCAGGCGGTTGGCGCGGATGCGCCGGCAGAGTTCGAAGCCGTCGCCGCCCGGCAGCATGATGTCGAGCAGGAACAGCGAGGGCAGCGCTTCCTCGGCCGCCTTCAGCACCGCGGTGGCGCCGGGGAAGACGGTGACCGCGAACCCCGCCCCTTCCAGGTGGAAGCGGATCAGCCGCGAGATGTCCTGGTCATCTTCCACCAGGAAGACGGCGGGCTTGGCGCGGCTTTGCCCCCGCCCCGTCCCTGCCGCCTTGGCCGAGCCCACGACCCTGGCTTCCATGCCGCGCCAGTCTAGGCAGCCTATGTGAACGTCGTTCTACAGGCAGGTTACAGCCCGGTAAATTCGCGCCCGCACGCCGCCCCGAGCGGCCGGGCGCGCGGGTTTCACGCAAGATTCATCGCCGCGCAATACCTGCGTCGCACGCCGGTGCTATCTCTGAACGCGGACATGCACCGCCGTCCCTCGCATGGACAGCTGGGCCGTGTGGCTTTGGCCCAGCTGTCCGATTTTTTTTGTGGAGACCCCCGGGCTGGATGCGGGCGTGGCGGGAGGCTGGGGCCTTACGCTTGGGGAAGCCGGGCCAGGGCCTGCGCGATGACGCCCAGCAGAGGGCCGCGGGCGCGCAGGTCGCGGTCCTGGCCCAGGCGGCGCCGCGCCTCCGCGGCCGCGAACCAGGTGGGCATCCGGTCTTCCTCCTGCGGCGGATGCTGGTGCAGTACCTCCACCAGGTAGGCCTTCATCAGCACCGCCGGCTCCTCCAGGTCGCTGCCCCGCGAGCCCTTGAAGTACCAGAACGAATGGAAGCACTCG
This window of the Terriglobales bacterium genome carries:
- a CDS encoding PhoU domain-containing protein, translated to MKMALGAFLVAKDAVGNLREALVRPSGLAFLAIKDCEKELDQLERAIDEEIPRALAQVSEQDAREILASLKLIIDLERIGDLVLWVAMRLQRSHPRLPKPDAQLLTEMAQVVEAQLGQLYQGFLERDLEPARGAVQADSRLDAMRHSAFHRHLQSKDQDDTARRIDVLLMAQALERAGDHGKNLAEELFYLVEGRSLRHVPARQRQTEFDLARNEP
- a CDS encoding DUF2007 domain-containing protein gives rise to the protein MSDPAKEQETRLSPEPNERLVAVFDAKDDAEALVVRGLLESQGIEALLTGSEAEKDLWPGGTGGCLIRVREERAEEARRIIAEYRDAPPLEESDITDDSAATG
- a CDS encoding NUDIX domain-containing protein, whose translation is MERTGVREQGHRAVFRTSVQVAAVCYRRQSHGVEFLLVRTSSGKWIFPKGRVHELLSDSEAALREAWEEAGVIGSIDPECFHSFWYFKGSRGSDLEEPAVLMKAYLVEVLHQHPPQEEDRMPTWFAAAEARRRLGQDRDLRARGPLLGVIAQALARLPQA
- a CDS encoding alkaline phosphatase family protein translates to MKSFADHLRTTVRKTTAVLALAALLTGAGSVPAFAGPPPGDTATPIRHLVIIFQENVSFDHYFATYPVATNPGGEPGFVARPGTPSVNGLNAALLGQNPNQVNPFRLDRGQAATCDQDHNYTDEQKAYHGGLADLFVQTVGNGPGTDGTLTCHRTDVMGYFDGNTVTALWNYAQHFAMSDNSFNTTFGPSAPGAINLVSGQTGGALPADLTTPFGDDTVEGTLISDAQPAFDDCDNRETVEMTGQNVGDLLNAAGVTWGWFEGGFRPTAVVAGKAVCGATHLGSDGKPKGDYIPHHQPFQFYASTSNPHHLPPSSVSMIGKTDQANHQYDLIDFWAAVDHGNMPAVSFLKAPAFQDGHAGYSDPLAEQTFLVQTINRLQRTPEWNSMAIIISYDDSDGWYDHVMPPIVSQSSTVDDALDGPGNCGTTPVGGIPGRCGYGPRLPLLVISPFAKVNFVDGTTTDQSSILRFIEDNWDLGRIDGSFDAKAGSLLNLFDFHGHRAGRLFLDPGTGLRLDGDDDH
- a CDS encoding response regulator transcription factor, with translation MEARVVGSAKAAGTGRGQSRAKPAVFLVEDDQDISRLIRFHLEGAGFAVTVFPGATAVLKAAEEALPSLFLLDIMLPGGDGFELCRRIRANRLLANVPIIFVTAKTEEADRVTGLELGADDYVVKPFSPRELVARVHAALRRYQRVESTPTVKFDAVEIDSEAMVLKVAGREVATTTMEFRLLHYLAAHPRLVLSRDQLLDAVWGQTHYVSPRTVDVYVRRIRAKIEQDPDQPRYLKTVRGMGYRFELPA